From Chitinophagaceae bacterium, a single genomic window includes:
- the gcvP gene encoding glycine dehydrogenase (aminomethyl-transferring): MNRENTGSFDIRHIGPDKDQKEDMLKIIGADSIEQLIDETIPKSIRLDKSLSGPKAISEYEYVRMLKKKASKNKVFRSYIGLGYNNTFTPPVIQRNIFENPGWYTQYTPYQAEISQGRLEALLNFQTMVSELTGMELSNASLLDEGTSVAEGMSLAYEVGNKGKKNPDTKFFVDKNAYKQTRDILELRAEPLGIEIVYGDPKNFRDEDGFFGVFIQNPDIDGAVHDYSRQISAMKEKGLVVVMAVDLLSLTMITPPGEWGADVVVGNTQRFGVPMGYGGPHAAFFATKEEYVRSVPGRIIGVSLDAHGNKCYRMTLQTREQHIKRDKATSNICTAQALLAIMAGAYAVYHGPVGLYNIAESIHKKSVKLQTLLEKAGYKQLNSQYFDTISIDTSEDKDLMDSIERIALKKEINFNYDRERNRIGIALDETTLEEDLIEICEVFYQAKSKSFKDIGLTEHYPVILEEKLVRKKSFLQHPVFQMYHTETKMMRYLKSLENKDLSLTTSMIPLGSCTMKLNAAVQLQAVSWPEFGALHPFAPTEQAQAYTEIVKELEEYLNIITGFSATSLQPNSGAQGEYAGLMVIRAYLHDKGEKQRKVVLIPSSAHGTNPASAVMAGFKVVVVKCDNYGNIDVEDLKQKSEKYKDELAALMITYPSTHGVFESAVQEICEIIHQYGGQVYMDGANMNAQVGLTSPAKIGADVCHLNLHKTFSIPHGGGGPGMGPICVAAHLAPYLPGHKLLKTGGEKAIPAVSAAPFGSASILLISYAYIRLLGAEGMRKSTEMAILNANYIKTRLEPYYEILYTGEKGRAAHELIIDLRGFKRDGNIEVEDVAKRLIDYSFHAPTVSFPVPGTMMIEPTESEDKDELDRFCDAMISIREEIEEVISGKADKVDNVLKNAPHTANHATSDSWGHPYTREQAVYPKVWLKSKKFWVPIGRVSNTYGDRNLFCVCPPMESFETA; encoded by the coding sequence ATGAACAGAGAGAACACAGGGTCATTTGACATCAGACATATAGGTCCGGACAAGGATCAGAAAGAAGACATGTTAAAAATAATCGGTGCCGATTCAATTGAGCAGTTAATTGATGAAACAATCCCGAAATCAATACGACTTGACAAATCACTTTCGGGTCCCAAAGCAATAAGTGAGTATGAATATGTGCGCATGTTAAAGAAGAAAGCTTCTAAGAATAAAGTTTTCAGAAGTTATATTGGTCTTGGATACAACAATACATTTACGCCCCCGGTCATACAAAGAAATATATTTGAAAATCCGGGATGGTACACTCAGTACACTCCTTATCAGGCTGAAATTTCACAAGGTAGATTAGAGGCGTTGCTGAATTTTCAGACGATGGTTTCTGAATTGACCGGTATGGAGCTTTCAAATGCTTCTTTACTAGACGAAGGAACATCAGTAGCTGAAGGAATGTCATTGGCTTATGAAGTAGGAAATAAAGGAAAAAAGAATCCGGATACAAAGTTTTTTGTTGATAAAAATGCTTACAAGCAAACCAGAGATATTTTAGAATTGAGAGCTGAGCCACTCGGAATAGAAATTGTTTATGGTGATCCTAAAAACTTCAGGGATGAGGATGGTTTCTTTGGTGTTTTTATTCAGAATCCCGATATTGACGGTGCGGTGCATGACTACAGCCGGCAAATTTCTGCAATGAAGGAAAAGGGTTTAGTTGTTGTCATGGCAGTAGATTTATTGAGTTTGACTATGATTACTCCTCCCGGTGAGTGGGGTGCAGATGTGGTAGTTGGTAATACACAGCGTTTTGGCGTACCTATGGGATATGGTGGTCCTCATGCTGCTTTTTTTGCAACAAAAGAAGAATATGTCCGCTCAGTACCCGGTAGAATAATAGGGGTTTCACTTGATGCTCACGGTAATAAATGTTACCGTATGACTCTTCAAACCCGTGAACAACATATAAAAAGAGATAAAGCCACCAGTAATATTTGTACTGCACAGGCACTTTTGGCTATAATGGCAGGAGCTTATGCCGTTTATCATGGTCCGGTTGGTTTGTACAATATAGCAGAGTCAATTCATAAAAAATCGGTTAAATTGCAGACTTTACTGGAAAAAGCCGGTTATAAGCAGCTCAATTCTCAATATTTTGATACAATATCCATAGATACTTCAGAAGATAAAGATTTGATGGATTCTATTGAGCGTATAGCCTTAAAAAAAGAAATTAACTTTAATTACGACCGAGAAAGAAACAGAATAGGAATTGCCTTAGATGAAACCACACTGGAAGAAGATTTGATTGAAATATGTGAGGTTTTTTATCAGGCAAAAAGTAAAAGCTTCAAAGATATCGGATTAACTGAGCATTATCCTGTAATACTTGAAGAGAAGCTTGTTCGGAAAAAAAGCTTTTTACAGCATCCTGTTTTTCAAATGTATCATACTGAGACCAAGATGATGCGTTATTTAAAATCTTTGGAAAATAAAGATTTATCACTTACAACATCTATGATTCCCTTAGGTAGTTGTACTATGAAATTAAATGCTGCAGTACAATTGCAGGCAGTCAGCTGGCCGGAATTTGGAGCTTTGCATCCTTTTGCACCAACTGAGCAGGCGCAGGCATATACTGAAATTGTAAAAGAACTTGAGGAATATTTGAATATTATCACCGGTTTTAGTGCAACTTCACTACAGCCAAACAGTGGAGCTCAGGGTGAATATGCGGGTTTGATGGTGATTAGAGCTTATTTACATGATAAAGGTGAGAAACAGCGTAAAGTTGTTTTAATTCCTTCATCTGCACACGGAACGAATCCGGCAAGTGCTGTTATGGCAGGGTTCAAAGTCGTTGTAGTAAAATGTGATAATTATGGCAATATTGATGTTGAAGATTTAAAACAAAAATCAGAAAAATATAAAGATGAACTGGCTGCTCTGATGATAACCTACCCTTCGACGCATGGTGTGTTTGAGTCAGCAGTTCAGGAAATTTGTGAAATAATTCATCAATACGGCGGACAGGTTTATATGGATGGAGCAAATATGAATGCTCAGGTTGGTTTGACCAGTCCGGCAAAAATTGGTGCGGATGTTTGTCATTTGAATTTACACAAGACCTTTAGTATTCCTCATGGCGGGGGAGGTCCGGGTATGGGTCCAATTTGTGTTGCAGCTCATTTAGCACCGTATTTACCGGGGCATAAGCTTTTAAAAACCGGTGGTGAAAAAGCAATTCCGGCTGTTTCTGCCGCTCCTTTTGGCAGTGCTTCAATTTTGTTAATATCTTATGCTTACATTCGACTATTAGGAGCTGAAGGTATGCGCAAGTCAACAGAAATGGCAATTTTAAATGCAAATTATATTAAGACTCGCTTAGAACCTTATTATGAAATTTTATACACCGGTGAAAAAGGCAGAGCTGCCCACGAGTTAATTATTGATTTAAGAGGGTTTAAAAGAGATGGAAATATAGAAGTTGAAGATGTTGCAAAGCGTTTGATAGATTATAGTTTTCATGCTCCCACTGTTTCTTTTCCGGTACCGGGTACTATGATGATTGAGCCTACAGAAAGTGAAGATAAAGATGAACTGGATCGCTTTTGTGACGCAATGATAAGTATTCGGGAAGAAATAGAAGAGGTGATAAGCGGGAAAGCTGATAAGGTTGATAATGTGTTAAAAAATGCACCTCATACAGCTAATCATGCAACTTCTGATTCCTGGGGACACCCTTACACAAGAGAACAGGCAGTTTATCCGAAAGTCTGGCTAAAGTCAAAGAAGTTTTGGGTACCTATTGGCAGGGTCAGCAATACATACGGTGACAGGAATTTGTTTTGTGTTTGTCCTCCAATGGAAAGTTTTGAAACTGCATAA
- a CDS encoding M48 family peptidase, whose product MLIDNPLTLIIAAIILFSYAFSRYLEYLNNTCRETKPPQNVKGVYSRDEYEKSQAYEKETGRFAFITSSFSTIIVLTFLMFGGFGLLDDFVRNYTGHPITIALLFFGILSTVSFFINLPFTIYETFKIEEKYGFNKTTPRTFVIDILKSGVISALLGGFLLALLILLLENAGAWFWLFAWISVTVISLFISNFYTSLLLPLFNKLTPLEDGELKEKIEALSQKVDFPLTQIYIMDGSKRSSKANAFFSGMGKKKKIVLFDTLIEKLEVDEIIAVLAHEIGHYKKKHIIKNLISGAVNLLLLFVLLGWAVESTLLPEALGAKHTEYNIHLSLIAFSFLYTPLSIITGIFSNVLSRKMEFEADSYAVSIFKKSPMITALKKLSKDHLANLTPHPSYVYIYYSHPPLSSRIDNIEKTQSP is encoded by the coding sequence ATGTTAATTGATAATCCGCTTACACTAATTATAGCTGCTATCATCTTATTCAGCTATGCTTTTTCCAGATATCTCGAATACCTGAACAATACTTGTCGTGAAACTAAACCACCTCAAAATGTTAAAGGTGTTTACTCCCGTGATGAATATGAAAAATCACAAGCTTATGAAAAAGAAACCGGTCGGTTTGCCTTTATAACTTCCAGTTTTAGTACGATTATTGTTTTAACTTTTCTGATGTTTGGTGGCTTTGGCCTGCTAGACGATTTTGTGAGAAATTATACCGGCCATCCTATAACGATTGCTCTTTTATTTTTTGGAATTTTAAGTACAGTAAGTTTTTTTATTAATTTACCTTTTACTATTTACGAAACTTTCAAAATTGAAGAAAAGTATGGCTTCAACAAGACCACTCCCCGTACTTTTGTGATTGATATTCTAAAATCAGGAGTAATTAGTGCCCTTTTAGGTGGCTTTTTATTAGCACTTCTCATACTACTTTTAGAAAATGCAGGAGCTTGGTTTTGGCTTTTTGCATGGATTTCTGTAACTGTCATTTCACTATTCATTTCTAATTTTTATACAAGTCTTTTATTGCCGCTTTTCAATAAATTAACACCTCTGGAAGATGGCGAATTAAAAGAAAAAATTGAAGCTCTTTCCCAAAAAGTAGATTTTCCTCTTACTCAAATCTATATAATGGACGGTTCTAAACGCTCATCTAAAGCAAATGCTTTTTTTAGTGGTATGGGGAAAAAGAAAAAAATAGTTTTATTTGACACATTAATTGAAAAGCTTGAAGTGGATGAGATTATAGCTGTATTAGCTCATGAAATTGGACATTATAAGAAGAAACATATTATCAAAAACCTGATTTCCGGTGCTGTAAATCTACTGCTGCTATTTGTATTGCTCGGATGGGCAGTTGAGTCAACCTTACTTCCGGAAGCTTTAGGGGCAAAGCATACTGAGTATAACATTCATTTATCTCTTATTGCTTTTAGTTTTTTATACACACCACTTTCAATTATTACCGGCATTTTCAGTAATGTACTCTCCCGTAAAATGGAATTTGAAGCAGACAGTTATGCTGTAAGCATTTTCAAAAAATCTCCCATGATTACAGCATTAAAAAAGCTGAGCAAAGATCATTTAGCTAATCTGACGCCTCATCCGTCTTACGTTTATATTTATTATTCGCATCCTCCACTTAGCAGTCGTATAGATAATATTGAAAAAACTCAATCACCTTAG
- a CDS encoding DUF5106 domain-containing protein produces MKKNFLHWFFLIAFLAVSLPAFSTGIKIQFTVDGFKDTTALIAYHFTDKQYVSDTVKIDSRGRFVFERDTMLQGGIYMAVMPDQRYFEFLINGTETNFSLETSKSDYIKNMKVRGSKENQAFYEYLKYITPKGREVEQRRRRMANADSEEKIDEIRAEIQSIEKSVRDYRRDVAKKHNGTFLSNLLNAMEEPEIPEVPEGEDPQMFRYQYYKTHFFDKVDFSDSRLLRTPIFHSKIVQYIERLTPQHPDSLIQTADYLVEKARANKDIFRHVVVHITSTFERHKIMGMDAVFVHMVENYYSGDQAFWMDEARLLRIRDRASTLKPLLIGKKAQNIRLQDTNGNWHSLLDVDADYTVLYFWDPDCGHCRRSTPKLKTMYDELNEDGVEIFAVTTERELEKWKNYVDEHNLNWINVADPDFRSNFRNHYDINATPVVFLLDENKKIIAKNLGVEQLHEYLKRLIADKQQ; encoded by the coding sequence ATGAAAAAGAACTTTCTACATTGGTTTTTTTTAATTGCCTTCCTCGCCGTTTCCCTTCCGGCATTTTCAACAGGAATTAAAATTCAATTTACTGTTGATGGCTTTAAGGATACAACTGCTTTGATTGCCTATCATTTCACTGATAAGCAATATGTCAGTGATACGGTAAAAATTGATAGCAGAGGTCGCTTTGTCTTCGAAAGAGATACAATGCTGCAAGGAGGTATATATATGGCGGTTATGCCCGATCAGCGGTATTTTGAGTTTTTAATTAATGGGACAGAAACAAACTTCAGTTTAGAAACCAGCAAAAGTGATTACATTAAAAATATGAAAGTAAGAGGCTCAAAAGAAAATCAGGCTTTTTACGAGTATTTAAAATATATTACTCCCAAAGGACGGGAAGTTGAACAAAGAAGGCGTAGGATGGCTAATGCAGACAGTGAAGAAAAGATAGATGAAATACGCGCAGAAATACAGTCCATAGAGAAAAGTGTAAGAGATTACAGAAGGGATGTTGCAAAAAAGCACAATGGGACATTTTTATCAAATCTTTTAAATGCAATGGAAGAACCGGAAATTCCTGAGGTTCCGGAGGGTGAAGATCCCCAAATGTTTCGTTATCAGTATTATAAAACTCACTTTTTTGACAAAGTAGATTTCAGTGATTCCAGATTGTTAAGAACGCCTATTTTCCATAGCAAAATTGTTCAATATATTGAAAGATTAACCCCTCAGCACCCTGATTCACTGATACAAACAGCTGATTATCTGGTGGAAAAAGCAAGAGCAAACAAAGATATTTTCAGACATGTAGTTGTACATATAACCAGCACCTTTGAAAGGCATAAAATCATGGGTATGGATGCCGTATTCGTCCACATGGTTGAAAATTATTACTCCGGTGATCAGGCTTTTTGGATGGATGAAGCCCGTCTATTGAGGATAAGAGATAGAGCGAGCACTTTAAAACCATTATTAATTGGTAAAAAAGCCCAAAATATCCGACTGCAGGACACAAATGGTAATTGGCATTCCCTATTAGATGTAGATGCAGATTATACCGTATTATACTTTTGGGATCCGGATTGTGGGCATTGTCGCCGTTCAACGCCTAAGTTGAAAACAATGTATGACGAGTTGAATGAAGATGGTGTTGAAATTTTTGCCGTTACTACTGAAAGAGAGCTGGAAAAATGGAAGAATTATGTTGATGAGCATAATTTAAACTGGATAAATGTAGCTGATCCCGATTTTAGAAGTAATTTCAGAAATCATTATGATATTAATGCAACACCGGTTGTCTTTCTTTTAGACGAAAACAAAAAAATTATTGCTAAAAATTTAGGTGTTGAACAACTGCATGAATATCTAAAAAGGCTGATTGCCGATAAACAGCAATAA